In Drosophila sulfurigaster albostrigata strain 15112-1811.04 chromosome 4, ASM2355843v2, whole genome shotgun sequence, the sequence AACTTCATTGATTTTATGTTTCGGCTACTGACCCTGActaagaatatatgtattttctttaCGCTGTCGAAAATGCTTCCTTCTGGCTGTTACATTTGCTGTTGGAACtaagttataaataattaagacAACTCtatactataatttatttcatacatTACTCTGGGTTTTGAGAAAGTTATACATATGAGTTTTAAACAAACCGATGGTTATCGTGTTTAGTTGAATAGTCAAAGAATTCATGCGCTTTTGCTGCTTAGTTTTGCTTGTTAGTATCCCTCTCTACCTCGGGATATTCTAATTTGGCCCCGGCTCGCAGGTGAAGATGGGACagcaaaatggaaattgtgCTGTCTTATTGGTCTTCTCGGTGTCCAATTTACACTTGTCGTTCGATAATGACAACGGCAAGGGACCACAATCCTCAACAAGTTCTAGAAGCCtatgaaatggaaaatataatttttatagtacTAAAGAAAACGTAATATTTTATCAGCTGACTTGGCCGGATTCTCTTCGTTTTGAACACATGTTGAGCGGCCGCAAAATGGTGTCAGGTCCCACGACTTGCCCGGCTCTACTGTAGCACAGCGTGTGGATGCAAAACACATTCCTGGAAAATCTAAATTCAAACActaaatttagtattaaagctccacaattattattattattattaaatcattcGAAAACGACCAAAACGGAACAACTCGCGAATTATTatcacatatatatgtatttagttagttattagttttttattatagtatacatatatacctatatatatattcattcatatatgtatatctcatttttattatagtattaaTAGTATATTCTTTCAATGTCTTATTAATTGTTGGCGGTTTCCGATTAATGTATGCTGTTTAAcgaaattttttgttttgtccgcaCTTCAACAAACCCGTATTGCTGGTACAATTGATGCTAgtgccgttagtacgtcaacatccaaatatgtatgtaatttaGTATTCCTTTATAGAATGGCCTTGGTCCACAAACCCAAGCagacaaaaaatatacatacatgtgtatgaTTTGCCATGGACTGTTAAACTTAGTGGCTTTCAAAACATCTCAAGCGAGTCTACATTCATAGCACGAGTGGAGAGTGGGAtatggagtgtgtgtgtataatttggttgcaaatcaaataatatatgaatgcaagcatatgtatttgtggtcaaatatgtatatgtttatttagAGTAGATATGTGGTCTGTGGAAAAGTAGTCGTAGATGCACTAGTATTACGAGATTTTTAATGCGTTCACCGCCTGATACCGACTCACCTCTTAAAACATCTGCTGGAATCAGACGcttataaattttgatttcatcaTTTTTGCTTCATTCGTTGATGGTGTTTCTAGCTTTTCAGCTATTGAGCCGgtcaaattgaatgaaaacgCGAAAATCGAGGAAAGTATTAGAAAAATTATAGTTGTTCCATTCATTGTAACactataatattaatttatagaCTTGTTATTTGTAACGAAAAACCCGCAACAAAAGCAAGCTTATATTTGCGACCAGAAAACGAGTCCGCTTAAAGCGAAAGTGAAGACCAAATTGAAACTCTCAACGCAATGCACTACTATTTATAGACGATATTGTTGATTTTCGAGTTTTTCTATCATCAAACGATGTAGTAGTCGTTGTAGATGTGATGTccaaatgtacatacatatgtcgtCATGTTTTCGCTTGCGATCTTTgaatttctatattatatttaacacatattaagcatttttattcaaactgTGAAAATAATGAGAATACTTATTATGGGGTGATTGCTTTTACTTGGAACGCGTACCGGCAGCAGtgtcaaatatatatttgtaagattaacatttaaaatcgctatcattaaaaatatacacaaagaGGTTTCTCCaaccatttaaaatacatatatgtatgtgtacatacatacatacatgtatgttaTATGGAATCATATTTGTGTGCAGTGTTGACAattattttcgtttcttttctttttattattgatacGTCTTTATGACTTCTGCAAGAAATAACTTTATATAGAATAAAACGTctaaaagtttaaattattgataGCATGCTAGAGTAATCTTTGAGGAAAAGACTTCAAATATGAGTTTTTGGTCTAGTTCGACAAGAGCATCAagagtttaattttatttcgtCAGAAAATGAtcttatttattcttttattcgAATATCTAACGATTCCGTATCCTTTTCCGTAAAATAGTAGAAAGAATACATTTTTGCCGGAAGTCTATTTTGGCAAgcagtttgttttttctgcatcatgtttttatttttaaaatatgtttttctcGAAAAGTAGTATATCTGTATAtctgtagtatatatatatatatatatatatatatatatatatatatatatttttgcagtttttcgGTTAACAAAAACggttttatgaaaataatgttAAAGTAAATCCGTAAAATTAGCGTCAACTATCTATGGAAAATATTGGCTGTATTgatgtttgcatatttatttaacgaATCttagcaaaaattaaataaatttaaatttgattaaaaataaattatatatccATGTTTGTCAAgttatattacatatttatgacCTAATTTCAGATTAGAGCAGAAATATTTTGGTTGATATCTCGGCCGTCAAGAATTGTTTGTCAAATCCGCCAATGCATTGGCGGAAAAAGTCAATTTTTtggcataaaatcaaattattttacaaattatttttaaaaataaaatatatttttgaatttacataCCCTAATTAGCCAAGAACCGTTATCTAAGATTTTTTACTAACAACACTATAGTGTTGATAAACGAACAAAGTCAGCTGTTCGATTGACTTTGTAGTGTGCTTAAATTAGTGAAAAATCTTTTGCAAACTTTCactgtttattttgtgtgcaacaaattgatttattatttctgattaTGGCAAATTGTAGCAAAGGTATTTCTAAATGTATCTTAGATTACatgttttgattattatgaCTTGTTGTCCAACTGTGAActgttttatatgtatatctttttATCTTAAAACTAACAAGTTTGTTTGTGTTCCGTGGTGTATAACTTATAAATGGCACAACGTTGCAAAAAGGTAAAAGCGCAAAGTTATTACCAAATGTATCCTTAATATCGTAAAACTAAtcatttttgcaacttttgcacGTTTCTTCAAAAATTACTTATGTCCAGCAACTTATGAGCTCCCACACGCTGCACTTCTCGAAGTTTGGGAGAAAAACAGGCGCTCGGAAGATACTCTAAGATACAAATTTACGGCGAGCAATTTGATGAAACTTTAAATCAGCAAATATCaaccaaatttaaatgtttcattggttatattaaaaacatttggCAAAATGCTACCGTATAATGGAccaatttaagaaaaacacTCTTTGTGGCTAGCCGGCAATATGAGCTTAAGCGTTTGTGCTCAAAATATGTCATCGAATAAACGAGGTCGCccaaaaatgaattatgagGATGCTGGCGTAAGGCTCAAAAGAAAATTAGCATCTGAACTTGCAGAAGAAAATAACAATTCAAGTTCTCTTTTACTCCACGCTGCCACCATTTCGGCAAGAAAATCTAATGAAAATAAcatgcattttgttttaaaagcGGCTTCAACAGAATCTGTTGGTCAGTTAAAAGAGAAAattagcaaaacaaacaaagataCCTCCGTAGGCTCGTCCGAAGATGAATCCGATTACGATAATGAAAGTGATTGTttggaaatatatttagaGGAAGAGGAATCTGATTAAACTgtacattaattataataaaaatataaaaatcaaaaaaaattataagtgGCTTGCAgcaattttacaaatttaatttattggtGGGGGTGGGTGGATGAAGGCAATGGTCCGAttcaaaagcaacaaaatccGAAATTACACATTAATcttaatagtatatataacaaatttcaagtttttatcTTTAAAACTAGAGTTTATGCCAAAAAATCGACTTTTTCCCATAGTGCAATGTAAGTTATAGAGTATATAGTAGTTCTTAGAATACAACCTCAAAAATCAATGTCACTATATTTGAGAAACTTGCTTCAGTCTTCTTGTCAGCGAATTAACTTTCAGtagatacatatttaataaagctATGATAATTGCGAACTCACCACAcctatttaatttaagagaTAAATCATGGACTTCCgttatttaacaaatactaTCCATGTAGTCCCAAAGCGTTTCGGGATCGAAAAACATTAGCATTAAATTAcgtttattgaatttttacaTTAGTAATGTAAAGCTAAATGAAACTAATGACAGTTTTCAAAATTCTATTTGTAGGTAAATTGAATTGATCAAAAGGCAATATTAACAATGAAATacaattgtttgttgcttcttagtttaagaattttgatgtttttagaagcatacatatatatatgtgtacagatatatttaataagaTTTGAGATAGAGATTTTcatttcgacagcatttgtttatGTCTGCTTTAGAGGCGCAGAAACATCGATGTGAGTGTCCAACGATGTTTTAGTAGCAGAAAGAACAGAAACAGTTCAAACAAGGTTTATTTGAGATCGTTAAAGTGGTGCACGTCTTTGGCAATCATATTCATTACTTTTTGATCAAGTctctttctttatttgtaGTCATGCGACTTGGATCCAAGCGCTAATACCTTACGCTTTGTCACTTCTTTTTGAAGTAGTCCCAAACAATTGATCGCTCTCTTTCCGTTTTGTGCTAACTCCAGCTCCAATTCCTCTGGTAAATTTATATAACTTACTTTTCAGGTAATTCTCCATCTTACTTTCATCATCCATCAACGTCCACCAACACCATCAACTAGAAATTCTTGAAAgtatcaaaaaaattttagttgataaaaaatgtttaaaaatgcatttacttCAATTTATTCCCGCCGTGCGCAGAGTTGCTTGTGAAAACATCGAcgttattgaagaaatatcGAGAAATTTCGAGTTTGCACATAGATGACGTTTGTTCCACATTTTTGACGCGCCCACTTGTGCACCCGCAAATGACAAAACTCGAAGAGCTAGAgtaattttggtttttggtacatacaataataactacagtgtTTAtgattgtagaagttatttaagaaatacttttgtatggcaaaagcGTCTACTGCAATAgggtcttagctgctttggctgacaatcttgaatgtaatactactaaaattatatgaaattatcagtatatttttgtatttttgctcaTTTGCTCTTAATCAAAGtggctagcgggtatctcacagcgAGCAAGCACTCTTAACTGCACCATTCTTGTTTATATACAGAAGTGTCTATGTTTTTCAATGCTCAAACTCTAGCGAAACTCTAAAATTGATAACGTTTTATGTGTATTATGTGTAGTATTTTATAGCATAGCGTTAGTGCACGCACGaataattactttaaatgtTTCTTCTATGATAAGTATTAGCGTCATCGTCCATTTTACTGTAATTGGACGACTAAAATGGACAACTCAATTTGTAGGATGAATGCTTAGAACATTAGAAAcaataatgcaatttatgtatgtacatacatatatacaaacaattaatttatttattgaaaaggaTTCTAAAGTGTTATAGCCGAATTTGCTGGTATTAGGGTAAATCCGCCACTTAAACTCGCAACTCATCTCTGAGTTGTCCTCAATAACTTTGGAAACGGCACAGGGCTGTCCatatattacgtaatcacGTTTTCTGCGATTTTTACCCCCTGGTAATCAAAAGTAATCATTTAATAAACACCCTCCCcccataattattatataatcacaaaaaaagaaaagtatgcaaagctgtttttttaatctattttATCAAAAGGAGATTCCAGCcaatctttaatattatttattaatggaAGTTGGCTTGTCAAAATCTCTTTATTTCCGCAGGTAtcatcttcgtcttcgtcgtctACATAGTCTTCGTCAAGCCATTCTAGGTCTTGGCATCCTTCGTATGACTGAATTACTAGGCCTTTTTTCTTTCGTCGACCAGcctttgatttaattttttatcgaAGCTTACAGCTACATTTTTGTGAATTATTGCATGCCGAGTAGCTGATGTTTGTGATGCAAAATACAACCCCACGTTTTATATATGCGCTTTTGAAGTTGGCTTTGTACCGACGGACAATTCAAGTCGTAGGGAATCTAGAGTGAATGTGGGGAGTGTGATATTAgcacattcaatatataaaatgtagatAAAGCTTAcctgaaaatatttgttgtgtttatttatggATATCACGAGAGCTCTGCGTTGTATTAGGTCCAGAAAATTTCCCTTCTCATTGTTCTCGGAAACCATTATTTCAGAGACACCCAGAGGAGGGAAAAATATATCAGGTAGAATTTGAAGTAATCTACTTCTAAATTCTCCACAACATTCGTCAGAACGGCATTTCACAATTTGCACAAAGTATTGAGTCTCACGATCATGTTCTTAATACCAGTACTGATATATGTCATCCAGTTCTGCCTCTTCTTCGTTAGGTAGACAATATTTCGCAGTCACAGGAAAGTCATCGAGAACCATGTTGCCCCAAACTTTGGCCAATGTTCTCCCGGcgaattcaaaattttttttcccaAGCATGAGTTCCAGCAGTAGATGAAGAATGCTCTCCACTCCTTATGCTTATAAATGTGGGGCTAGAATAACCAACAGCTTTCGGGTCTTCCATTTTTGTGGACTATAATTACCCCCGCACAAACTGATGGGATTAGCTTATGCCTTGGGGCAACAACCCAATCGTGATCTGGCAGCTTGACCTTGTATTCAGGATGCATAAGCAGAGGTGCTTGCTTATTTGCAGCAGTCAAACCAATTGGCACCCTAGACATGTCGTCTTGTGACAAAAAAACACTTGAGCGGGGCCGAGAACAGAGGCAACGCATCTTGAAAGCGTTTTATAGATGCTGTAGCAAAATATCCATCTATATGCTGCACGACAAAGCTTTAACTATCTCCAAAATAGTTTTGTGGAGAAGCGGTTGATCGTCTTTAATCGGGTGTCTGCCGGCTAAAGATTGTTGGCTACAAAGACTTTTAACTTCAGGAATTTCCTCAAATAGACaactcaatttttgttgtttattctGCCTGTATTTATTTAGAGCTTCTGCAATTTTTGCTTGCGCTTGAGgctttttctttccttttcaATTTCTTGCCTAGTTTTATCAAGCTCCTATTGGATTTCGCAAAATATGTGAGAACGGTACATTGTTGAATTATTTGCCTGCGCTATGACTGCTGCTCTCTGAGTTAAGGATATAATATTTGCGTTTGCCTTTTCTTGCGTAGACTTTCTGTACAGACTTTCTTTCTACAATAGTAAagtatttaagtaatttagTTGGTCTGTTAactaatatttttgattattatttacttaccTTGTTCATTCCTTAGATCGATGAATTGTCATTTGAATCGATCACTGATTGAGGAATatgatttccattttcatCTAAAATTTAGAAGTTTTTGGGTGATTTGTTCTTTAaccaatattaaaatagttttaatattcACTTACATTGCTGAGACCTTAGATCGATAGAATTTTCATTATCGATCGAGTGAGGAACATCGTTTTTGGGAGTACATATATTCTgtaattagtttaaaaaatataataatttgaccACCAACATGCAAAAGCATGTGTCTGTCacatttataacattttttttattttgacaaCACTACGAATGCATATGTATAGCGAactgaattaaatatattaaaaatatcgtACATACCTTTAAgcattcataaataattatatcgttttgatttttttgtagcacctgattttcgtattttttattacatcttctatatatgtttaaatatctttttgttctttttgctGAAATCCATATTGCCGTTGCTTCCCTTATGCAATCCGACGGTCTTTTATCTGGATATCGCAGCTTGTATGATATATCATAACCCTGCAGAACTGGAGGTGTCGATTGGCCATGGGTAAGTGCTTACCTCGCCGATCACTACACGGGTACTTACTAAAGTGACCCTATAGTAAACGAAGATCGAACCACCTAGTCGACTCGAGTTTGCGATTGGCCCTGGGTAAGTGCTTACCTCGTCGATCACTACATGGGTACTTACTAGATTAACCCTATAGTAATCGAACGTCGAGCCACCtagttaatataataaatatatgcgcATTAAAgcataagtacaaaataacggcaagcatcgcttttgttttgttattttgtggaaaGAGCGTACACAAGATATAAGACAAAACTTCGATTATGCTTTACATCGCTGTTTGTTTACgcgtctttgttttattttgtgctctttTGCTCAAACGCAGCTGTGTTTGCTGGCTGACGAAATTTTGCAAGCATTTGAGTTGAGAAGTGCAAAGCGGGTCAATCGATCAATTATTAGGTgagttacttaaaaaataatatatgtatgtattatatgtttaatatgtaaaatattaaataaacagagAAAAAGTACGACAAGCAGGTAGCATAATGGCTCTACAGTGAAAACAGTGTGCCTAAAAAGAAGAAGTGGAAATTATGACAGAAAATCTAAGTTATGGAAAACGACAGGGGAATGCGGCCCTAAAAAAGGAAGACAATTTCTTTGGTGTTATGATAGGtgagtattttaaaagataattatttaataatcattatccacttcaatttattaaaactttttaatcCTTTTTATTTCCAGATTCAATAACTGAGGACCACTTAAAAAGGCCTTACtgctccaaaaaaaaacgggTTTTTAAAAACTCAAGTTGCCTTTAAGTAATAAAAGTATCcgacttattaaaataaagaaaaattaaaataaaataaaaactgtaattgtaattgtacatttcttttaatttctattggCCGACCCTTTCATGGGGTCCgatgtaagcacttattttaccgACCCTTCAATGGGGTCCGATGTAAGCACTTTCTTTAAAGACCCTAATATGTTGCACTATTTCTCTAGTTCTTGGGTAATCGAGGCGGTGGCAATTGACCCTATTTGCGgacatttcatacaaaaacggAAGTTAAAAACGCATGGCTAGACGCCACTTTGTAAGTAGTGGTGGTCTGCGGGTAAGTGCTTATTTCACCAGCAACGAACTAGCGCTCAGAAATAGTTCACAGTTCGATTCCATTGCAAAACACACGAGAACATGTCACAACCGAAACTTTAAAATAGCTTATTTTCGatatacaaataatagaatatgtaTATCGACTTAAGTATAGAGTTGCATTCGGTACTTATTGACGGAGTAATCGGCGCGAAaccaatttttgaataaatacttttaacaaaatttttataaaatgattacgtaatcattgtCCAAGACCCCTCCCTCCCCATGTAATGAAACATAATCATTTCCTTGACTCCCTCCCCTAAgtgattacgtaatatatGAACAGCCCCAcatatacttttatttcttttacgTTTTGGTTCTTGctattaacaaaattttcaacatGCTAATGTATCACACAAAGAGCAACTAGTGTTGCAAGTGATTACACCAAAGTCGCAACATATTAAGCTACTTTTCGTAAACGATCAGTTTCCTGTATAAAATGTCAATTTGAACGCCTCGGAAATTTTcgcaataattttttattggtCTTTGGTTTAATGGCTTTTATTGATAGAATagccatttaaaaaaatggtTAACGCCaaattttcgtaattttttttttggtaaacaaaacaaattttacacTTTCAGAATTTCTGAAGACGCGGGATCATTAGCCGTCAGTTTCTTATAATCTATTTAGACCAAGGGCGTCTGCTTCAATGATGCAGTTCTTTGATACAAGTATAAAGTGTCAAAGCTTGACTCCTTTAAGTTTTCTGCAAATGGCTCTTACATTCTGGTAGCCAATAAGTACAGAGTATGTTAGTTTTTTGAATTGGCAGACATAGAAGAAGGCTTTGAATTAGAATTATTACTACTGTTAGAAAGCGAAACCGGagaccgatttttctttttagcaacaaattctttgTCTAATAGATGTTCCTGCCAAAACTTTTTACAGCTAATGTTACTAATTGTTCCGCAAGAacacttatttttatattaagagATGAAATTTCCCGCTAGCACgggaaattaaatttgtccAACTTAATATAAGCCCGAACATCATCAGATGTCGTATCCGGGCAAGCCTTGAAACAAAAATCTGTTTAAGCGGTGGCACCGCAACTATCGTGGAATAGACAATTAAAGTAGGAGCTGGAGTGGACTGATGATCTCGACAGAGGATGGTGATGATTGAATATCTGCAACCGTCTCTAACTCAATCGACACCATAATATAATccaatgatttttaaatataattctactttttttaatgattttgaTCGCTCAATTATCGATAATTTGGTggttaaaatttgtttacattctCACCACGAAAAACTCGGGTTTtctgagtttttttttaattcactttAATACACTTGtctcatttaaaaatacttaagtaacatgtaagaaaactacagtccaGATTGCTCTACCAGATTGCCAACTAAGACCCCCCAGTAAGTGAGGGTTttgcctatacaaaagtatatctttaataacttcgacaaattttatctgatcgcaaccaaattttcagataaaaaaaaaaaaaaaatcacaactactatagttattattgtatataccaaaattcgattctagctttaaaattacgcgtGTTATTCGAGGGGGTATTGGTGAGGAGGTAGCTTAGAAGCAGGGTATTGGCGAGGAGGTAGCTTAAAGGCAGGAATAGGACATAGATACCTACCAAAACATCCGGGTACTCAAAATCGTCTTACAGAGCATTTACTAATTGTTTCGATTGTTTCAACAGTATTGCGTCGACATGTACATATGCCAAAATAGAAACGGAACGTTTAACTTTCATTAGGTTGGCGCCAAACTGACGTGCTATATTGATTTTGGAAGTTTATTTACTaatgttgatgccagatgatggcaggtgtgaccactcaattgatatcgatagtgacaaagttagtatactgtgcgtgtttCTCATATGTTCTACATTCTCAAGCGACACAAGTTTTTTAAGTGCGAAAAAGTAAACGTGACTTTCAAAGTGAAAATTTCTACAAAGTGTTTTTACTTATCAACCCGACGCCTCCCCGACGTAacatttggtccttcgagccggatatGAATCAACGACCTATGGACTTGCCATTTCCCCATAGGTGGCCCGCTTAGGGCTGTCCatatattacgtaatcacGTTTTCTGCGATTTTGACCCTCCCCTGGTAATCAAAAGTAATCAATTGATGAACACCCTCCCCTAacaatgattacgtaatcacaaaaagaaaaatatgaaaatttgttcttttaatctGTATTTTCAAAAGAAGATTCCAGccaatctttaatatttttattatcggAAGTTGGCTTGTCAAAATCTCTTTATATCCGCAGGTATCATCTTAGTCTTCGTCGTCTACATAGTCCTCGTCAAGCCATTCGAGGTCTTCACATCCTTCGTATGACTGAATTACTAGGCATTCTCCCTATCGCCGTCCAGCCACACGGTAAAAGGGTTTCTTTGATTTCCAATCAAAGCTTACAGCTacatttatatgaattattgCATTCGGTACTTATCGACAGATTAATCGTCGCTAAaccaatttttgaataaatacttttaacaacaaaatttttataaaatgattacgtaatcattgtCCAAGAAGCCTCCCTCCCCATGTAATCAAACATAATCATTTCCTTGACCCCCTCCCACCCCCTAAgtgattacgtaatatatGGACAGCCCCTTATCTCGGTGTTGGAAACGGCAAATTCCGCATTCTTTTCGACTTTGTGTATATGttgcacatatatatatatatatatatatatatatatatatatatatatatatatatatatatatatatatgtaatatatatatacttacttACGCTATAACgggattctactgtatatatatatacatttatatatatatatatatacagtagaatccggttatagcgactttcaaggaCCGTCGTTATATCCGGAAGACCCATTaaccaaaaaggaaaaataaaattttgtttatttgatggTGGCCATAGgttttaaaatacaactaattaatgttttaatcaatttaatttgtatggggACCCACTAAGTCATCGAGTTTTCGTCACAAAAACCGGACGAACACTATAAGCGgcgttataaccggattctactgtatatattatatttccgCTTGGCCGTACTTGTATGTGCTTTGTAGTAGCACTTCTGTCGTTCCGCGTTTGTCTGTTACTAATATACTCTATGAGTATGCAAAC encodes:
- the LOC133846960 gene encoding LOW QUALITY PROTEIN: uncharacterized protein LOC133846960 (The sequence of the model RefSeq protein was modified relative to this genomic sequence to represent the inferred CDS: inserted 1 base in 1 codon); amino-acid sequence: MDDESKMENYLKNFPGMCFASTRCATVEPGKSWDLTPFCGRSTCVQNEENPAKLLELVEDCGPLPLSLSNDKCKLDTEKTNKTAQFPFCCPIFTCEPGXKLEYPEVERDTNKQN